In Numida meleagris isolate 19003 breed g44 Domestic line chromosome 18, NumMel1.0, whole genome shotgun sequence, one DNA window encodes the following:
- the UNC119 gene encoding protein unc-119 homolog A isoform X2, producing MDPEATGTKLGKDYLCTPEENVYKIDFTRFKIRDMESGTVLFEITKPAASEREHNDKKDVDPNAGRFVRYQFTPAFLRLRQVGATVEFTVGDKPINNFRMIERHYFRDQLLKSFDFEFGFCIPSSKNTCEHIYEFPQLSEDLIREMILHPYETQSDSFYFVDNKLVMHNKADYSYSGGP from the exons ATGGATCCAGAAGCAACTGGCACAAAGTTGGGAAAAG attaCCTATGCACTCCAGAGGAAAACGTTTACAAGATCGACTTCACCAGGTTTAAAATCCGGGACATGGAATCGGGCACAGTGTTGTTTGAAATCAccaagccagcagcatcag AACGTGAGCACAATGACAAGAAGGACGTTGACCCCAATGCGGGACGCTTTGTGCGCTACCAGTTCACCCCAGCTTTCCTTAGGCTGCGGCAGGTGGGGGCCAC GGTGGAATTCACAGTAGGGGACAAACCCATCAATAACTTCCGCATGATTGAGAGGCACTACTTCCGCGATCAGCTGCTGAAAAGTTTTGATTTTGAATTTGGGTTCTGCATCCCCAGCAGTAAGAATACATGCGAGCACATCTATGAATTCCCACAGCTCTCGGAGGATCTCA ttcGAGAGATGATCCTCCATCCATACGAGACACAGTCGGACAGTTTCTACTTCGTAGATAACAAGCTGGTGATGCACAACAAGGCAGATTATTCATACAGTGGAGGACCTTGA